A region from the Arthrobacter roseus genome encodes:
- a CDS encoding endonuclease/exonuclease/phosphatase family protein has protein sequence MFKKLIATSSAFALAATGAILCAPAAQADAQGKDKPQEVTVMSFNIHYGADSDNVLDLERTASVIEDSGADIIGLQEVDNHWSSRSEFLDEAAWLADRLDMHFTYGANLDLEPQRGQTEHSQYGTAILSEYPIISSENHLLENIDYEERPTEQRGLLEAVINVKGAHMSFYSTHLDFQRAEQRELQVQEILDITGKTKRPTVVVGDLNAEPDAPELQPLFSTLTDTFKTLGQNEDYTFAPDIDGVPGSGSVENPTIRIDYILASQDIKLLSAEVITTSASDHLPVVADLLVPKRPNGLVK, from the coding sequence ATGTTCAAAAAACTGATCGCAACCAGTTCCGCGTTCGCGCTTGCCGCCACCGGCGCAATCCTCTGTGCACCGGCGGCCCAAGCCGATGCACAGGGCAAGGACAAGCCACAAGAAGTGACCGTCATGTCCTTCAACATCCACTACGGCGCGGACAGCGACAACGTCCTTGATCTTGAACGCACAGCCAGCGTCATCGAGGATTCAGGCGCGGACATCATCGGGCTCCAGGAGGTGGACAACCACTGGTCCTCACGCAGCGAATTCCTCGACGAGGCCGCCTGGCTCGCCGACCGTCTGGACATGCACTTCACCTACGGGGCCAACCTGGATCTGGAACCACAACGCGGTCAGACCGAGCACAGCCAGTACGGGACTGCAATTCTCAGCGAGTACCCCATCATCTCGTCTGAAAATCACCTCCTCGAAAACATCGACTATGAGGAACGGCCAACGGAACAGCGCGGACTACTTGAAGCAGTCATCAACGTGAAGGGCGCCCACATGTCCTTCTACAGCACCCACCTCGATTTTCAGCGGGCCGAACAGCGCGAACTCCAGGTACAGGAAATTCTTGATATCACGGGCAAAACAAAGCGGCCCACCGTAGTAGTCGGTGACCTGAATGCTGAACCGGATGCGCCAGAACTCCAGCCGCTCTTCTCAACCCTGACCGATACGTTCAAGACGCTCGGACAAAACGAGGACTACACCTTTGCACCGGACATTGACGGTGTGCCCGGCAGCGGATCCGTGGAGAACCCGACCATCCGCATCGACTACATCCTCGCCTCACAGGACATCAAACTGCTCTCCGCTGAAGTCATCACAACATCGGCGTCAGATCACCTGCCCGTCGTGGCAGACTTGCTGGTGCCCAAACGCCCCAACGGCCTGGTCAAGTAG
- a CDS encoding carbohydrate ABC transporter permease produces MQTTTAPTQNISRRRRASYVPHYIALLVTGTLFLAPVAYMVAASLAPASKTLAGFEVFDVSQWGLHNYSGVSSSLSSDSTGHLWQFFAVSFTVTVAVVGLGLIVNSMAAYALSRLQWRGQKIILLSILMLLIVPFEAVAVPMFYLYNDARNTLWIQIVPFVGNALAIFLFYSFFSGIPRSIDEAALMDGAGPWKIFWRIIAPMSKPAYASVAILTFLTQWGSFLWPVLMISDPNLRPLPLQISVFAGQLPPAWGQVMAFGVLLVIPVIVVFLIFQRWFIEGVASSAVKG; encoded by the coding sequence ATGCAGACAACAACAGCACCAACCCAGAACATCAGCCGCCGCAGACGAGCGTCATACGTACCCCACTACATCGCTCTACTGGTGACCGGGACCCTATTCCTTGCCCCCGTGGCCTACATGGTCGCGGCCTCACTGGCACCGGCCAGCAAAACCCTTGCCGGCTTTGAAGTGTTCGATGTTTCACAATGGGGCCTGCATAATTACTCCGGTGTGTCCTCCAGTCTCTCCTCGGACAGCACCGGGCACCTGTGGCAGTTCTTCGCCGTCTCCTTCACCGTGACCGTCGCCGTCGTCGGGCTTGGCTTGATCGTCAACTCCATGGCGGCGTACGCCCTTTCGAGGCTTCAATGGCGCGGACAGAAAATCATCCTGCTCAGTATCCTCATGCTGCTGATCGTCCCCTTCGAGGCAGTCGCGGTCCCCATGTTCTACCTCTACAACGACGCACGGAACACCCTGTGGATCCAGATTGTCCCCTTCGTTGGAAACGCGCTGGCCATCTTCCTGTTCTACTCGTTCTTCAGCGGCATACCCCGAAGCATTGACGAGGCAGCCCTCATGGACGGCGCCGGACCGTGGAAGATCTTCTGGCGCATCATTGCGCCCATGAGCAAGCCTGCTTATGCGTCCGTGGCCATTCTGACGTTCCTCACCCAATGGGGTTCATTCCTCTGGCCGGTGCTGATGATTTCGGACCCGAACCTGAGACCCCTACCACTGCAGATCAGTGTCTTTGCCGGGCAACTCCCCCCAGCATGGGGGCAGGTCATGGCGTTCGGGGTCCTGCTGGTCATCCCCGTCATCGTGGTTTTCCTGATTTTCCAACGGTGGTTCATCGAAGGCGTTGCCAGCTCAGCCGTCAAAGGCTGA
- a CDS encoding glycoside hydrolase family 68 protein gives MTFRLEEHWAWDSWLTDDGENYHLFYLQADRSLKDPQKRHHRASIGHSTSPNLEDWTHLPNALSASEGPAWDDLATWTGSTVQGPDGRWHLFYTGVSRAEDGLQQRIGSAVSNDLVSWTRSEQPPLEADARWYEKLGNGTWPDEAWRDPFVFFDEDTNQWHMLITARAATGDPAQRAVVGHAVSPDLENWDIQPPLSAPAGFGEMEVLQTHQVDGEFVLLFSCLPEYAPGMPASEHNTGTWIARGESILGPWDIEGGSPFFIPGIYATQLFRTRDGQWVLFGFGNSVDGEFTGEIIAPIPLTEVLDGQPIFPPVLNARHH, from the coding sequence ATGACGTTTCGTCTCGAAGAACATTGGGCGTGGGATAGCTGGCTCACCGACGACGGCGAGAATTACCACCTGTTCTACCTCCAAGCGGACCGGTCCTTGAAAGACCCGCAGAAACGACATCACCGCGCGTCGATAGGGCACTCCACGTCCCCGAATCTAGAGGACTGGACGCATCTGCCCAACGCGCTGTCGGCTTCCGAGGGACCAGCCTGGGATGACCTGGCCACCTGGACCGGCTCCACGGTACAAGGACCAGACGGACGCTGGCACCTCTTCTACACCGGGGTGAGCCGCGCCGAAGACGGCCTGCAGCAGCGGATCGGCTCCGCGGTCTCAAATGATCTGGTTTCGTGGACCCGCTCCGAGCAGCCGCCCCTTGAAGCGGATGCCCGCTGGTACGAGAAACTCGGAAACGGGACCTGGCCGGACGAGGCGTGGCGGGATCCGTTCGTCTTCTTCGACGAGGACACCAACCAATGGCACATGCTGATAACGGCCCGAGCCGCCACCGGCGATCCCGCCCAACGCGCCGTCGTCGGGCACGCCGTCAGCCCTGACCTGGAAAACTGGGACATCCAGCCGCCCCTCTCCGCGCCAGCAGGATTCGGCGAAATGGAAGTGCTCCAGACCCACCAGGTCGACGGCGAGTTTGTACTCCTCTTCTCGTGCCTGCCGGAGTACGCTCCCGGAATGCCCGCCTCCGAGCACAACACGGGAACGTGGATCGCCCGCGGAGAGAGCATTCTGGGACCCTGGGACATTGAAGGCGGCTCCCCCTTCTTCATCCCGGGCATCTATGCAACGCAATTGTTCCGCACCCGCGATGGCCAGTGGGTCCTCTTTGGCTTCGGGAACAGTGTGGACGGAGAGTTCACCGGCGAAATCATTGCTCCCATCCCACTCACCGAGGTTCTGGATGGCCAACCCATTTTTCCACCAGTGCTTAACGCACGGCATCACTAA
- a CDS encoding ABC transporter substrate-binding protein: MLHLRRSRHVAATIGVGLSIALAMTACSGGGSDSEGSQDGSIEVWAHTGQSAESEALQALVKKFNSSQEDVTANLTLIPEADYTSTIQATSADELPDVMEMDAPTMASFAYDRKLVPLDDVLSADTLDNRIEGVSESGTYNDQTYAVGMFDVGLGLWGNKALLEKAGIKDIPTTAEEAWTVDEFEENLAKLAKTSASGKAIDLGEANGFAAEWGTFTTTPDVWSAGGTLIKDGKAEGVINSQENVDALKQWASWKEYADPNTSGTAFPEGQTALTWTGNWMYPTFSEALGEDLVLMPLPDFGNGTKAGHGSWQWGVTPAAEGNTEAAGSFLDFLMTDESIAAMVEANAAVPGSTTALEQSELYGPDKPLEMFANNLASACSSEDVTEECIAVARPVTPGYPTVTSSFGSALLAIWGGADVKEELDAAARAIDSDFSDNNGYEDE, encoded by the coding sequence ATGCTTCATTTAAGAAGGTCGCGTCATGTCGCCGCGACAATCGGCGTCGGGCTTTCCATAGCGCTGGCCATGACAGCCTGTTCCGGCGGGGGCTCGGACAGCGAAGGCTCACAAGACGGGAGCATCGAAGTATGGGCGCACACCGGCCAGAGCGCCGAGTCCGAGGCCCTGCAGGCACTGGTCAAGAAGTTCAACTCGTCGCAGGAAGATGTCACCGCGAATCTGACCCTCATTCCCGAGGCGGACTACACCAGCACCATCCAGGCCACCTCCGCAGATGAGCTGCCCGACGTCATGGAAATGGACGCGCCCACCATGGCGTCCTTTGCCTACGACCGCAAGCTCGTACCGCTGGACGACGTCCTCTCCGCTGACACCCTCGATAATCGCATCGAGGGAGTCAGCGAAAGTGGAACCTACAACGACCAGACCTACGCAGTGGGAATGTTCGACGTCGGCCTGGGCCTGTGGGGGAACAAGGCACTCCTCGAAAAGGCCGGGATCAAGGACATTCCGACGACGGCCGAGGAAGCGTGGACAGTCGACGAGTTCGAAGAGAACCTCGCCAAGCTGGCCAAGACAAGCGCCTCAGGCAAGGCCATAGACCTCGGCGAGGCCAATGGATTCGCTGCCGAGTGGGGCACTTTCACCACGACGCCGGACGTCTGGTCCGCAGGCGGCACCCTCATCAAGGACGGCAAGGCTGAGGGAGTCATCAACAGCCAGGAAAACGTTGACGCGCTCAAGCAGTGGGCATCCTGGAAAGAATACGCAGACCCGAACACCAGCGGAACCGCCTTCCCTGAGGGACAAACAGCACTGACCTGGACCGGTAACTGGATGTACCCCACGTTCAGCGAAGCACTCGGTGAGGACCTGGTCTTGATGCCGCTGCCGGACTTCGGCAACGGGACCAAGGCTGGTCACGGATCATGGCAGTGGGGCGTCACCCCCGCAGCTGAGGGCAACACCGAAGCAGCTGGTTCGTTCCTGGACTTCCTGATGACGGACGAAAGCATCGCCGCCATGGTGGAAGCCAATGCGGCCGTTCCGGGTAGCACCACCGCGCTGGAGCAGAGTGAACTCTACGGACCGGACAAGCCGCTGGAAATGTTCGCCAACAACCTCGCATCCGCTTGCAGCTCAGAGGACGTAACCGAAGAATGCATCGCCGTGGCACGCCCGGTCACACCGGGTTACCCAACGGTGACCAGCTCGTTCGGCAGTGCGCTCCTCGCCATCTGGGGAGGAGCGGACGTCAAGGAAGAACTCGACGCCGCAGCACGCGCCATTGATTCCGACTTCTCGGACAACAACGGCTACGAAGACGAATAA
- a CDS encoding carbohydrate ABC transporter permease — MATPAVLLLILFVAVPFVAAIGFSLYNVRLGDPRSPNFMGLEQYARILTDPDISAQFLSALLHNLIFAAVVVPVQTALALGLALLVKKSIPGVGIFRSLYFLPVVFPIALVAIIWRLILARGDQGLLNSALAFFSGGAFGAQDWLGSETTALASVIVLSIWQGCGFQMVILLAALQQVPGELYEAAELDRAGPWQRFLHVTLPGIKTTLVFVALYTMILSLRVFDQIYVLAKSGGGLNEGATRTVMYEAVTAAFDQNNIGRASAISVVFFVIVVILSLIQRRATRTQEG; from the coding sequence ATGGCAACACCTGCGGTGCTGCTGCTCATCCTGTTCGTCGCAGTGCCATTTGTGGCAGCGATCGGGTTCTCCCTCTACAACGTCCGCTTGGGCGATCCGCGCTCCCCCAACTTCATGGGTCTTGAACAATACGCCCGGATCCTCACCGACCCGGATATTTCCGCACAGTTCCTCAGCGCACTGCTACACAACCTCATCTTCGCCGCCGTGGTGGTGCCCGTTCAGACGGCCCTCGCCCTCGGCCTGGCCCTCCTGGTCAAGAAGAGCATCCCCGGCGTCGGGATCTTCCGCTCCCTCTACTTCCTGCCCGTGGTCTTCCCCATTGCGTTGGTTGCCATCATCTGGCGGCTGATCCTTGCCCGCGGAGATCAGGGACTGCTCAACTCCGCCCTGGCCTTCTTCTCCGGCGGCGCCTTTGGTGCTCAGGACTGGCTCGGCTCCGAAACGACGGCGCTGGCATCCGTTATAGTCCTCTCCATCTGGCAGGGCTGCGGATTCCAGATGGTCATTCTCCTGGCCGCACTCCAGCAGGTCCCCGGCGAGCTCTACGAAGCGGCCGAACTAGACCGCGCCGGCCCCTGGCAGCGCTTCCTTCACGTCACGCTTCCCGGCATCAAGACGACGCTTGTCTTCGTGGCGCTCTACACCATGATCCTGTCGCTACGAGTGTTCGACCAGATCTACGTACTGGCTAAATCCGGCGGGGGCCTCAATGAAGGAGCAACACGAACCGTGATGTACGAAGCGGTGACAGCCGCCTTCGACCAGAACAACATTGGCCGAGCGAGCGCGATCTCCGTGGTGTTCTTTGTCATCGTTGTCATCCTGTCCCTCATCCAGCGCCGTGCAACCCGGACCCAGGAGGGCTGA
- the nagB gene encoding glucosamine-6-phosphate deaminase — MEVLILPRPADVGAYVADLFAERIQRNPGIVLGVATGSSPLATYRALANRKERESLQVEDVQCFALDEYVGLPAHHPGSYATFVESEITVPLGLNPANIHVPDGAATNLDQACLDYEQAISDHGGIDLQILGIGANGHIGFNEPTSSLSSRTRIKALSSQTREDNARFFEAPDAVPTHCITQGLGTIMDVHEIVLVAQGTHKAAAVAAAVEGPVAGLCPASILQFHPRITFVLDEEAASNLSLRDYYRSVQTAKSSLGKGSA; from the coding sequence TTGGAAGTTCTCATCCTGCCCCGCCCGGCCGACGTCGGCGCTTACGTTGCCGATCTGTTCGCCGAGCGAATCCAACGGAACCCCGGCATAGTTCTCGGCGTCGCAACGGGATCCTCTCCCCTGGCCACTTACCGGGCGCTCGCCAACCGGAAAGAGCGTGAATCACTACAGGTCGAGGACGTACAGTGCTTTGCCCTGGACGAATACGTTGGTCTTCCCGCCCACCACCCCGGCAGCTACGCAACATTCGTGGAGTCGGAAATCACGGTGCCGCTCGGGCTGAACCCGGCGAACATTCACGTGCCCGACGGCGCCGCCACCAACTTGGACCAGGCCTGCCTGGACTACGAGCAGGCAATCTCCGATCACGGCGGAATCGACCTTCAGATTCTGGGAATCGGCGCGAACGGGCACATCGGGTTCAACGAGCCGACGTCGTCGTTATCATCCCGCACAAGGATCAAGGCGCTCTCCTCCCAGACGCGGGAGGACAACGCACGCTTCTTCGAAGCCCCCGACGCCGTTCCCACCCACTGCATCACCCAGGGACTGGGCACCATCATGGACGTGCACGAAATAGTTCTCGTGGCGCAGGGAACGCATAAGGCGGCGGCAGTCGCGGCGGCGGTGGAGGGCCCGGTAGCCGGGCTATGTCCGGCGTCGATCCTCCAGTTTCACCCTCGGATAACCTTCGTCCTCGACGAAGAGGCTGCCAGCAACCTCTCGCTGCGGGACTACTACCGTTCGGTGCAGACCGCCAAATCATCTCTGGGAAAGGGATCAGCATGA